Proteins from a genomic interval of Aspergillus flavus chromosome 7, complete sequence:
- a CDS encoding acetyltransferase yields MNLFLKMDSEEARLANREKMRQGELYYAFTPDLIAARSRCTKACRRFNHAEDVPRRRLVELWRDLVQDKTPLPPLKDDPEEDEALFENEPWIEAPIRMDYGFNVKAGEGVFINANCHIIDTCLVTIGARTMFGPNVHLYSGTHPLDPALRNGTKGPESGKEIHIGEDCWLAGNVTVLPGVTIGKGATIGAGSVVTKDVPAFHLALGNPARVVRKIETAMEGESSS; encoded by the exons AtgaatttatttttaaaaatgGACTCCGAAGAAGCCCGATTAGCCAACCGGGAGAAGATGCGACAGGGCGAGCTCTATTATGCCTTTACCCCGGATTTAATTGCTGCTCGATCTCGCTGTACTAAAGCTTGTCGCCGCTTCAACCACGCCGAGGATGTCCCTCGTCGACGTCTTGTAGAGCTTTGGAGAGA TCTTGTCCAGGACAAAACCCCTCTCCCACCCCTCAAGGACGAcccagaggaagatgaagctcTCTTCGAGAATGAACCATGGATAGAGGCTCCCATCCGAATGGACTACGGGTTTAATGTGAAGGCGGGTGAAGGCGTCTTTATCAATGCCAACTGCCACATTATCGACACCTGTCTGGTGACGATCGGGGCACGGACCATGTTCGGTCCCAATGTGCACCTGTACAGCGGAACTCACCCTTTGGACCCTGCCCTGCGCAATGGGACCAAAGGCCCCGAATCGGGAAAGGAGATCCATATCGGTGAGGATTGTTGGTTGGCCGGGAATGTCACTGTTCTCCCCGGGGTGACAATCGGGAAGGGTGCAACTATTGGAGCTGGAAGTGTGGTCACGAAG GATGTCCCTGCTTTTCATTTGGCCCTGGGCAATCCAGCAAGGGTTGTTCGAAAGATTGAGACCGCAATGGAGGGGGAATCGTCAAGTTAG
- a CDS encoding Isoprenylcysteine carboxyl methyltransferase family-domain-containing protein, which translates to MMAQNTTPSSSSIPLDPILPNSSSSFSINRTSSATMPTSTSKPPPLDPSNYPNGKKSLAGISLRAFLIGTTLGLSISLTIVLRFLETPLWRIPFFLASLSLFHFLEYYVTAAYNTRYASISAFLLSSNGWAYNVAHISAALECLLAHRFWPTAAYLNWGILAPGLKIQVVLGLVFMIVGQVVRTLAMVQAGSNFNHTVQVERKEDHSLVTHGIYAMLRHPSYFGFFWWGLGTQLVLGNVVCFIGYTLVLWRFFSSRIFRKFCPLLPYFFVRMCVALVLIWICA; encoded by the coding sequence ATGATGGCCCAAAATACAACtccctcatcctcttccattcctttgGACCCTATACTGCCCAACTCGagctcctccttctccatcaacCGAACCTCATCAGCAACGATGCCTACCTCAACATCCAAACCACCTCCCCTCGACCCCTCCAACTACCCCAATGGCAAAAAGTCTCTCGCCGGAATTTCACTACGTGCATTCCTAATCGGCACGACCCTCGgcctctccatctccctcaCCATTGTCCTCCGCTTCCTTGAAACGCCCCTTTGGCGTATcccattcttcctcgcctccctctccctcttccacttcctcgAATACTATGTAACAGCCGCCTACAACACCCGCTACGCCAGCATTTCcgccttcctcctctcttcCAATGGCTGGGCATACAATGTCGCGCACATATCTGCCGCCCTGGAATGTCTCCTAGCCCATCGCTTCTGGCCGACCGCCGCCTACCTGAACTGGGGAATTCTCGCACCAGGCCTAAAGATTCAGGTTGTGCTAGGCCTCGTCTTCATGATTGTTGGCCAGGTCGTTCGCACGTTAGCGATGGTGCAGGCGGGAAGTAACTTTAACCATACGGTGCAGGTCGAGCGGAAGGAGGATCATAGTCTCGTTACGCATGGTATCTACGCCATGCTGCGTCATCCCAGCTACTTTGGGTTCTTTTGGTGGGGATTAGGGACGCAATTGGTGCTGGGGAATGTGGTTTGTTTTATTGGATATACCTTGGTGCTGTGGAGGTTCTTCTCTAGTCGGATCTTTCGTAAGTTTTGTCCCCTACTCCCTTACTTCTTTGTTCGCATGTGTGTTGCTTTGGTACTAATATGGATTTGTGCTTAG
- a CDS encoding putative peroxisomal membrane protein Pex17 (unnamed protein product), with translation MASARSLGALLRSLQSASELQDAFALLPTATGLLSVLANPLNISLLASQLLVAPSIWDHAVDLHACRKILSVFNTAAMAIIRNEESDDPRIPYTKPVKIEREAWVKAVVSGADEKSPRWRHMLLIGGVLLGFEAQDRQGLPLSVRKKLESALVTAAQLAIEELDPHNKIDGLCITMVLNYTFPLLSDLERSNLNYDRLLPVMIDATFSSPEGLEGGYFLGTIDKDIVEAPGKRFQWSAQSDTFIRVSAISSSPLISALGPLSRLIAHAIENVHDPGLIARSVDHIADFVRTLMIQWRQNKLSEVDKAEEVDFLDAESLKTTIPGLWKLLRNSLYSTVIVLRAVLGRIINDHILAANKSAPFLSMQALHILRNLYFITSRVGQNTSSQHMFVTLTAVDILAQYPDLSENFLRSIKPNEIGQIPAHPLERCLDLYFLNTSELFTPVLSPKFSEDVLVCAAVPYLPAGGDNNLLEIFEAAHSVVLAVFAIPGNAQVAAKHLPFYIDNLFAVFPDNLSIRQFRLAFRTVLQVTAPPSPIANTERHLPSILLEVLHDRALHASNKILPQPADHGAGSETSKTPPLSEQAALTLSLIDGLSFLRVEDLEEWLPLTAQLINTIRESEMRTACVERFWEALSSGEMDVERACYCVAWWSTKGGRELVLFGNEPGAAESDPHGPYMSGAVGGVAPERESKL, from the exons ATGGCATCAGCGCGCTCTTTGGGCGCTCTTTTACGATCGCTCCAATCTGCATCCGAACTTCAAGATGCATTTGC CCTGCTCCCCACGGCTACCGGCCTCTTGTCAGTGCTCGCAAATCCATTGAATATTAGTTTGCTTGCATCACAACTGCTTGTGGCCCCTTCAATATGGGATCATGCAGTCGACCTCCACGCTTGCCGGAAGATACTCAGTGTATTCAACACAGCCGCCATGGCCATCATCCGAAACGAAGAATCCGATGACCCAAGGATACCATACACTAAACCTGTGAAGATAGAACGAGAAGCATGGGTCAAAGCTGTTGTCAGTGGGGCGGACGAGAAATCTCCGCGTTGGAGGCATATGCTTCTAATCGGAGGAGTCCTTCTAGGCTTTGAAGCACAGGATAGACAAGGCTTGCCTCTCAGTGTCCGTAAAAAGCTTGAGTCGGCCCTTGTAACTGCTGCGCAGCTTGCTATCGAAGAGCTAGATCCCCACAACAAGATCGACGGTCTTTGCATCACTATGGTCTTGAACTATACGTTTCCATTGCTGTCCGACTTGGAGAGGAGCAACCTTAACTACGACCGGCTATTGCCGGTAATGATAGATGCGACATTTTCATCGCCGGAGGGTCTCGAGGGAGGATACTTTTTAGGGACAATTGATAAAGATATTGTTGAGGCACCAGGGAAGCGCTTCCAATGGTCCGCACAATCTGATACTTTCATCCGCGTGTCAGCAATTTCCTCCAGCCCCCTCATCTCGGCGCTAGGGCCACTGTCCCGACTTATTGCACATGCAATTGAGAATGTGCATGACCCGGGACTCATTGCGCGGTCAGTCGATCATATTGCGGATTTTGTCCGCACACTAATGATCCAATGGCGCCAGAATAAGTTATCCGAAGTTGACAAGGCCGAGGAAGTGGACTTCTTGGATGCGGAATCATTGAAGACAACTATCCCAGGATTATGGAAACTACTTCGCAACAGCTTGTATTCGACCGTGATTGTCCTTCGAGCTGTTCTTGGGAGAATCATCAACGATCATATTTTGGCTGCGAACAAAA GTGCACCTTTCCTATCGATGCAAGCGCTTCACATACTCCGTAACTTGTACTTTATTACGTCTCGTGTTGGACAAAACACTTCGTCTCAACATATGTTTGTGACTTTGACAGCGGTGGATATTCTCGCGCAATATCCGGATCTAAGTGAGAACTTCTTGCGAAGCATCAAGCCGAACGAAATCGGCCAAATCCCCGCCCATCCCCTTGAAAGATGCCTCGATCTATACTTTTTGAATACATCAGAACTTTTCACACCCGTCTTGTCTCCAAAATTCAGCGAAGATGTTCTCGTCTGCGCCGCGGTTCCCTACTTGCCCGCCGGGGGGGATAACAATCTTCTTGAGATTTTCGAGGCTGCACATAGCGTGGTTCTCGCAGTGTTTGCGATTCCAGGGAACGCACAGGTAGCAGCCAAACATCTTCCATTTTACATTGACAATCTTTTTGCT GTATTCCCAGACAATCTGTCCATCCGCCAGTTCCGCCTCGCTTTTAGAACCGTCCTCCAAGTCACTGCTCCTCCGTCGCCAATTGCAAACACGGAACGTCACCTGCCCTCTATTCTGCTTGAAGTCCTTCACGACCGGGCACTGCACGCCTCGAACAAGATCCTACCGCAACCTGCCGACCATGGAGCTGGATCAGAAACCAGCAAGACGCCACCGCTCTCGGAGCAAGCTGCTCTCACACTTTCTTTAATCGATGGTCTGAGCTTCCTTCGGGTGGAAGACTTAGAAGAATGGCTGCCCTTAACGGCCCAACTTATCAATACTATTCGCGAGTCTGAGATGCGTACCGCTTGCGTTGAACGGTTCTGGGAGGCCTTGAGTAGTGGCGAGATGGATGTCGAGCGGGCTTGTTACTGCGTAGCCTGGTGGAGCACTAAAGGTGGGCGTGAACTCGTTCTCTTTGGTAACGAACCCGGTGCTGCTGAATCGGACCCCCATGGCCCTTATATGAGCGGTGCAGTTGGAGGAGTTGCACCGGAAAGAGAGAGTAAACTCTAA